One genomic region from Panthera tigris isolate Pti1 chromosome D1, P.tigris_Pti1_mat1.1, whole genome shotgun sequence encodes:
- the SCN2B gene encoding sodium channel subunit beta-2 isoform X3, whose product MAAEGHGAEKRVPPARSMEITVPTTLNVLNGSDARLPCTFNSCYTVNHKQFSLNWTYQECSNCSEEMFLQFRMKIINLKLERFRDRVEFSGNPSKYDVSVTLRSVQLEDEGIYNCYIMNPPDRHRGHGKIYLQVLMEEPPERDSTVAVIVGASVGGFLAVVILVLMVVKCVRRKKEQKLSTDDLKTEEEGKTDGEGNADDGTK is encoded by the exons TGCCACCAGCGCGGAGCATGGAGATCACAGTACCTACCACCCTCAACGTCCTCAATGGCTCTGACGCCCGCCTGCCCTGCACCTTCAACTCCTGCTACACGGTGAACCACAAACAGTTTTCCCTGAACTGGACCTACCAGGAGTGCAGCAACTGCTCTGAGGAGATG TTCCTCCAGTTCCGCATGAAGATCATCAACCTGAAGCTGGAGCGTTTCCGAGACCGCGTGGAGTTCTCGGGGAACCCCAGCAAGTACGATGTGTCGGTGACGCTGAGGAGCGTGCAGCTCGAGGACGAGGGCATCTACAACTGCTATATCATGAACCCGCCCGACCGCCACCGGGGCCACGGCAAGATCTACCTGCAGGTCCTCATGGAAG AGCCCCCTGAGCGGGACTCCACGGTGGCGGTGATCGTGGGCGCCTCCGTGGGCGGCTTCCTGGCGGTGGTCATCTTGGTGCTGATGGTAGTAAAGTGcgtgaggaggaaaaaagagcagAAACTCAGCACGGATGAcctgaagacagaggaggagggcaAGACAGACGGAGAGGGCAATGCGGACGATGGCACCAAGTAA
- the SCN2B gene encoding sodium channel subunit beta-2 isoform X1, translating to MSLAHLTPLPSFSQKGPHPLPELSPRPPGAEGLRPVPSPVSRTPYQLAASSAVPPARSMEITVPTTLNVLNGSDARLPCTFNSCYTVNHKQFSLNWTYQECSNCSEEMFLQFRMKIINLKLERFRDRVEFSGNPSKYDVSVTLRSVQLEDEGIYNCYIMNPPDRHRGHGKIYLQVLMEEPPERDSTVAVIVGASVGGFLAVVILVLMVVKCVRRKKEQKLSTDDLKTEEEGKTDGEGNADDGTK from the exons ATGAGCTTGGCCCACCTGACCCCACTCCCTAGTTTCAGCCAGAAGGGCCCCCACCCGCTGCCAGAGCTCTCTCCACGCCCACCTGGTGCAGAAGGCTTGcgccctgtccccagccctgtCAGCCGGACTCCTTACCAGCTTGCGGCTTCATCCGCAGTGCCACCAGCGCGGAGCATGGAGATCACAGTACCTACCACCCTCAACGTCCTCAATGGCTCTGACGCCCGCCTGCCCTGCACCTTCAACTCCTGCTACACGGTGAACCACAAACAGTTTTCCCTGAACTGGACCTACCAGGAGTGCAGCAACTGCTCTGAGGAGATG TTCCTCCAGTTCCGCATGAAGATCATCAACCTGAAGCTGGAGCGTTTCCGAGACCGCGTGGAGTTCTCGGGGAACCCCAGCAAGTACGATGTGTCGGTGACGCTGAGGAGCGTGCAGCTCGAGGACGAGGGCATCTACAACTGCTATATCATGAACCCGCCCGACCGCCACCGGGGCCACGGCAAGATCTACCTGCAGGTCCTCATGGAAG AGCCCCCTGAGCGGGACTCCACGGTGGCGGTGATCGTGGGCGCCTCCGTGGGCGGCTTCCTGGCGGTGGTCATCTTGGTGCTGATGGTAGTAAAGTGcgtgaggaggaaaaaagagcagAAACTCAGCACGGATGAcctgaagacagaggaggagggcaAGACAGACGGAGAGGGCAATGCGGACGATGGCACCAAGTAA
- the SCN2B gene encoding sodium channel subunit beta-2 isoform X2: protein MHRDAWLPRPAFSLTGLSLFFSLVPPARSMEITVPTTLNVLNGSDARLPCTFNSCYTVNHKQFSLNWTYQECSNCSEEMFLQFRMKIINLKLERFRDRVEFSGNPSKYDVSVTLRSVQLEDEGIYNCYIMNPPDRHRGHGKIYLQVLMEEPPERDSTVAVIVGASVGGFLAVVILVLMVVKCVRRKKEQKLSTDDLKTEEEGKTDGEGNADDGTK from the exons ATGCACAGAGATGCCTGGCTACCTCGCCCTGCCTTCAGTCTCACGGGGctcagtctctttttctctttgg TGCCACCAGCGCGGAGCATGGAGATCACAGTACCTACCACCCTCAACGTCCTCAATGGCTCTGACGCCCGCCTGCCCTGCACCTTCAACTCCTGCTACACGGTGAACCACAAACAGTTTTCCCTGAACTGGACCTACCAGGAGTGCAGCAACTGCTCTGAGGAGATG TTCCTCCAGTTCCGCATGAAGATCATCAACCTGAAGCTGGAGCGTTTCCGAGACCGCGTGGAGTTCTCGGGGAACCCCAGCAAGTACGATGTGTCGGTGACGCTGAGGAGCGTGCAGCTCGAGGACGAGGGCATCTACAACTGCTATATCATGAACCCGCCCGACCGCCACCGGGGCCACGGCAAGATCTACCTGCAGGTCCTCATGGAAG AGCCCCCTGAGCGGGACTCCACGGTGGCGGTGATCGTGGGCGCCTCCGTGGGCGGCTTCCTGGCGGTGGTCATCTTGGTGCTGATGGTAGTAAAGTGcgtgaggaggaaaaaagagcagAAACTCAGCACGGATGAcctgaagacagaggaggagggcaAGACAGACGGAGAGGGCAATGCGGACGATGGCACCAAGTAA